A region of the Triplophysa rosa linkage group LG5, Trosa_1v2, whole genome shotgun sequence genome:
ACATCATCTATTCACTCAATCAAACAATGTAATACTAGATGCAGAGCAGTACTGACGGGCTCGAGAGGAAGACCGCTGGCTGCTCTTGGATGAGGACAGGCTGGACTTCCGGCGGCTGGTTCCTCCGCTCATAGTGACCCGTGGACGCTTGGAAGGGATCACTGCGCGGGacagaggaggaggaggcggTGGAGGCACACGGGACGGGTACGAATACATCCTGTCAGCCCAAGatgatttaaagaagttatcCCTTAACGCTTCTCACAACACGACCGAAGCAGCTTTGATAAACCAGTAGCGATCTCACCTGTCGTAGTAATCTCTCTGGAAATCATAATCCAGCTCGAACGTAGAACTGCTGTGGAGAGATAACCATGGGCATGTTCAGCATTCCAGAACATTCACAGATGTTAAAGCGAAAAGGTGGAACGgcataaaaataacatgccGGGTGAAAATGGCACACTTACCTGTACATATCTCCGGCAGATCGCTTTGTTGTTTTTGACCTGTGAGGTTTGGGCTCCCCTGCCAAGTTAATATCTGGTGGAAAGAACAATttgtagttaaaaaaaaaaactaaaatagtaAACTCAGTACTGACACCAAGTAAAATGCATTTCTCAACAACAACACATGTATAAAAAGTTACGCtattaacttttcagcccatGTCGATTTGTCGAATTtagaaattgacatttttaatgcTGGAACTGAACCCGCAAGCATCGGCTGTTTATACACCATAcgtgaaaaacaacaacaacaacagcttctGTTTGAGCGGACTCACCAAGCACCTGTCCAACTATCATCCGGCCGTCCTCTCCCGTCACAGCGGTCCGCGCGTTCCTCTCATTGGCAAACTGGACGAAGGCGTAGCCCTTGTGCACAGAGCAGCCAACGATCTTGCCGTATTTGCTGAAAATGGCTTCCACGTCGGCCTTGGTGACCAGCATCGTGTTCAGGTTCCCAATGAAGACCCTTGAGTTCAGGGACCGAGGGTCTGTCTTATTGGTCACGTTGCCGGACATGAGTTGACTGGTGCTGGGGGAGTGACTGTAGAGGACAGAGATGAATAAGTATCCACAGAGAAAGCTAATCTTCCGTATTACTTGATCGGCTGACAGACAAAATAACCGTTAAGTAAGTCTACAACATAACACTAAAGCATAGCTTTCCTGTGCGGATCTTCAGCACGCTAAAATGTAGCGATGATGCTGGATCGTGTGTTGTTTAAGTGTGAATTTGATTATAACTCCGTTAAAAGTCCGACTTTATGACGTTTGTGATGTGACGTCATTTGCGGATGGACAAGTTTTTCTTTCGGATCTAAGAAACCCTTGCTTTTGACGTCACACGCCGAACGGTGCGCGCGGCGCTGCATGCAGTCTAAACACACCTATATGAACACACACAGGAAAGATGCATGATATTAATTGACATGGAAAATATGGCTGTTAACTTACTCCATAGCGTCAGTGCAGGGCAGTCGTCTGTTGTTTTGTCACTGGGGCTTGTGGTTAATGCGAGCAGGCTGAGGTTTAGAGTGCCCTCAGCCAAAACTATAATTCCCAATATCACCCCAGCAATGAGCGCCACTTCCACCAGTTACACTGAGGCAACAAAAACACACCTCATTACTGGACATGAttagtttggtttatttcaATACTTTTGCAAAGGTGCCGGTGGTGATCTGTGAGGGGACCGCTGGAAAAATAATCAAGTCAAACAATGCAAAGTAAAAAGGAGAACGAGACCGATGCGTAGTCAAAGGGCAAAACGGTCTGCTGATTAACCACCTCGCCGATTTAAAACAGTCGAGCCCTTAAAAGGatgcaaaatgaaaaataaaaaacaggtctgaaagtaaaaaaaaaaaaaaaggactTGCGATTTGGTTTTACTGATGGGGAAAAAGCAAAACATAGCAACGATGCAAAACATACGACGTAGTCTGGAATTCTGCTCGTGTCCGCAAAATAACCAGAAATCTCGACGACCAACACAATCGATTGAAGTTTATGATTTAACGCAGCGccgtttttgtaataaaaacgtTTGCTGTGCTACGACTCAACCCACGTGCAGAGATGAGATGATGGAATATGCTGGAAAATCCTCTAAGCAGACAAAGAGGACAAACCCCGCTGCCCGAGCTCCGCTTTGGGGCCTAGGCGCTCTCAGGGATGCAGGAGAAGGAATCCTTCACAAAAATGCACGAAAAATATGCAGAGGTTATCTTGCAGAAACAAAATCTCGAATAAAAAAATCTACTCACCAAAGTTTCAAAGTTTAAAACGA
Encoded here:
- the hnrnpc gene encoding heterogeneous nuclear ribonucleoproteins C1/C2, which encodes MDHSPSTSQLMSGNVTNKTDPRSLNSRVFIGNLNTMLVTKADVEAIFSKYGKIVGCSVHKGYAFVQFANERNARTAVTGEDGRMIVGQVLDINLAGEPKPHRSKTTKRSAGDMYSSSTFELDYDFQRDYYDRMYSYPSRVPPPPPPPLSRAVIPSKRPRVTMSGGTSRRKSSLSSSKSSQRSSSRALKSDDLQTIKRELAQIKHKVDYLLESLDRMEKDHGKKSEGKIMKAEMAEASLQHSMKKDREREEQEINDSDEERDLLEEEEEVKSLEGENEEEEGEHEEEEEGEHEEGEDDGDSINGDDS